From Arcobacter sp. CECT 8983, the proteins below share one genomic window:
- a CDS encoding calcium/sodium antiporter encodes MDFLIFVVSMGALIYGADFIIQQSEKIALQYNISHFIIGATLIALGTSLPEMAVSMSASMKGSGDIAVANVIGSTIFNIAMVLGAVFILAKKITPDRDLFAKDSAWSLFPILVFILMAIDGELNAIDGILFLCLMGAYLLFLIGSNQVDAVDEELAKEKFEWPKTLTLLIIGFVFVVVGADFAIDSAGNIARSFGISEWVIGLFLVAFGTSLPELTISIKSAMNNNADLAIGNIIGSNVANFTMVLGVSSIINTLNVDLSRNFFDIAAAFVVSLMLVFITANKLYNKSAGIVLLVVLGLVIQNSL; translated from the coding sequence ATGGATTTTTTGATATTTGTAGTATCTATGGGAGCACTAATTTATGGTGCAGATTTTATCATACAGCAAAGTGAAAAGATTGCATTACAATATAATATTTCTCATTTTATTATAGGTGCAACACTAATTGCTTTAGGTACAAGTTTACCTGAAATGGCTGTTTCTATGTCTGCTTCAATGAAAGGAAGTGGAGATATTGCTGTTGCAAATGTAATTGGAAGTACTATTTTTAATATTGCTATGGTTTTAGGTGCTGTCTTTATTCTTGCTAAAAAAATCACGCCAGATAGAGATCTTTTTGCAAAAGATTCTGCTTGGTCACTTTTTCCTATTTTAGTATTTATACTTATGGCAATAGATGGGGAACTAAATGCAATTGATGGTATTTTATTTCTTTGTTTAATGGGAGCTTATTTACTATTTCTTATTGGTTCAAATCAAGTTGATGCAGTAGATGAAGAACTTGCAAAAGAGAAATTTGAATGGCCAAAAACATTAACTCTATTAATTATTGGTTTTGTATTTGTTGTTGTTGGTGCAGATTTTGCAATTGATAGTGCAGGAAATATTGCAAGATCATTTGGTATTAGTGAGTGGGTAATTGGATTATTTTTAGTTGCCTTTGGTACGTCTTTACCTGAGCTTACTATTTCAATTAAATCAGCTATGAATAATAATGCTGATTTAGCAATTGGTAATATTATTGGTTCAAATGTTGCAAACTTTACAATGGTATTAGGTGTAAGTTCAATTATTAATACTTTAAATGTTGATTTAAGTAGAAACTTCTTTGATATAGCAGCTGCATTTGTAGTATCACTTATGTTAGTATTTATAACTGCCAATAAACTTTATAATAAAAGTGCTGGTATTGTCTTATTAGTAGTACTTGGATTAGTTATTCAAAATAGTCTATAA
- the ybeY gene encoding rRNA maturation RNase YbeY: protein MIDLDNQTDITINTDSLELILKEVTSKDIELILVNNEEIQALNKEHRNIDKATDVLSFPLDFDMPNMPLGSIVISIDFVDEKAKEYKHSFEDELKLLFIHGLLHLLGFDHEVDDGEHRQKEEELINKFNLPNSLIVRNS, encoded by the coding sequence ATGATTGATTTAGATAATCAAACTGATATAACAATAAATACAGATTCTTTAGAACTGATTTTAAAAGAAGTTACATCAAAAGATATAGAATTGATTTTAGTAAATAATGAAGAGATTCAAGCTTTAAACAAAGAGCATAGAAATATTGATAAAGCAACAGATGTTTTATCTTTTCCTCTTGATTTTGATATGCCAAATATGCCATTAGGTTCAATTGTTATCTCAATAGATTTTGTAGATGAAAAAGCAAAAGAGTATAAGCATAGTTTTGAAGATGAGTTAAAACTTTTATTTATTCATGGTTTACTTCATCTTTTAGGCTTTGATCACGAGGTTGATGATGGAGAACATCGTCAAAAAGAAGAAGAATTGATTAATAAGTTTAATCTACCAAATAGTTTAATAGTAAGGAACTCATAA
- a CDS encoding thioesterase family protein, with product MELEIGTQATIEFKVKQSDLAKNLEISKEDDFPEVFATARLTALMECASAKVLIPFYEEGQLSVGVEVNLKHLAPTLEGDVVKATATFIGMEGKLYKFEVEAFDSAGKVGECIHTRAIVTKDRLMSGANKRVGK from the coding sequence ATGGAATTAGAAATTGGAACACAAGCAACTATTGAATTTAAAGTAAAACAATCAGATTTAGCAAAAAATTTAGAAATATCAAAAGAAGATGATTTCCCAGAAGTATTTGCAACAGCAAGACTTACAGCACTTATGGAGTGTGCATCTGCAAAAGTTTTGATACCTTTTTATGAAGAAGGACAATTATCTGTTGGAGTAGAAGTTAACTTAAAACACCTTGCACCTACACTTGAAGGAGATGTAGTAAAAGCAACGGCAACTTTTATAGGTATGGAAGGAAAACTTTATAAATTTGAGGTTGAAGCCTTTGATAGTGCTGGAAAAGTAGGAGAGTGTATCCATACAAGAGCAATTGTTACTAAAGATAGATTAATGTCTGGGGCTAATAAAAGAGTTGGTAAGTAA
- the radA gene encoding DNA repair protein RadA — MAKKKTSLFECQACGEQSTKWLGKCPNCGSWDSFMELNQEQQEVLKQTSKVINTSSKATPITDIQQDDVIRFSSYNDEFDLVLGGGIVPGSLTLIGGSPGVGKSTLLLKVAGSIAASGKKVLYVSGEESSGQIKLRANRLEANHKELFLLSEIKLEEIQDELLRQNYDVVIIDSIQTIYSSNLTSAPGSVSQVREITFELMRKAKESDIAMFIIGHITKDGSIAGPRVLEHMVDTVLYFEGEASKELRMLRGFKNRFGSTSEIGIFEMTQEGLISAKDIASKFFDKTKAQAGSALTVTMEGTRALIIEVQALVTESTYPNPKRSATGFDANRLNMLLALLEKKIDLPLNHYDVFINVSGGIKIKESSADLAVIAAIISSFRDRPISKESVFIGEVSLTGEIKDVYSIDLRLREAQAQGIKKAVVALKPNLKLDLKTYAVDEVPKMIELF; from the coding sequence ATGGCAAAAAAGAAAACATCACTTTTTGAGTGTCAAGCATGTGGAGAGCAAAGTACAAAATGGCTTGGTAAATGTCCTAACTGTGGTTCGTGGGATTCATTTATGGAATTAAATCAAGAACAACAAGAAGTTTTAAAACAAACTTCAAAAGTGATAAATACAAGTTCTAAAGCAACTCCTATTACAGATATACAACAAGATGATGTTATAAGGTTTTCTTCATATAACGATGAATTTGATTTAGTTTTAGGTGGAGGAATAGTTCCAGGAAGTTTAACCTTAATTGGAGGAAGTCCAGGAGTTGGAAAATCTACACTATTATTAAAAGTGGCTGGTTCTATTGCAGCAAGTGGCAAAAAAGTTTTATACGTTTCAGGGGAAGAAAGTTCAGGGCAAATAAAACTTCGAGCAAATAGATTAGAGGCGAATCACAAAGAGCTATTTTTATTAAGTGAAATTAAACTTGAAGAGATTCAAGATGAACTTTTAAGACAAAATTATGATGTAGTAATTATCGACTCAATTCAGACAATATATTCTTCAAATTTAACAAGTGCACCAGGGAGTGTTTCACAAGTTAGAGAGATTACTTTTGAACTTATGAGAAAAGCAAAAGAGTCTGATATTGCCATGTTTATTATTGGTCATATTACAAAAGATGGTTCAATTGCAGGACCAAGAGTATTAGAACACATGGTTGATACAGTTTTATATTTTGAAGGAGAAGCAAGTAAAGAGTTACGTATGTTAAGAGGTTTTAAAAATAGATTTGGTTCAACTTCTGAAATAGGTATCTTTGAAATGACACAAGAGGGATTAATTTCAGCAAAAGATATTGCTTCAAAATTTTTTGATAAAACAAAAGCACAAGCAGGTTCAGCCTTAACTGTAACTATGGAAGGAACAAGAGCATTAATCATAGAAGTTCAAGCTTTAGTTACAGAAAGTACCTATCCAAACCCTAAAAGAAGCGCAACTGGTTTTGATGCAAATAGATTAAATATGCTTCTAGCACTACTTGAAAAGAAAATTGATTTACCCTTAAATCATTATGATGTTTTTATAAATGTTTCTGGTGGAATAAAAATCAAAGAGAGTTCTGCTGATTTAGCTGTTATTGCAGCTATTATCTCTTCTTTTAGAGATAGACCTATTTCAAAAGAGTCTGTATTTATTGGTGAAGTTTCACTAACTGGTGAGATTAAAGATGTTTATTCTATTGATTTAAGACTAAGAGAAGCCCAAGCTCAAGGTATAAAAAAAGCAGTAGTGGCTTTAAAACCTAATTTAAAGCTTGATTTAAAAACCTATGCTGTAGATGAAGTTCCTAAAATGATAGAATTATTTTAG
- a CDS encoding DUF3095 domain-containing protein, translating to MNDNFYKDSNILKEFSKISDTSFYKKVPDTWYILASDIENSTKHIQNGKYKQINMVGALTIISILNLRKELDIPYIFGGDGSFLLVPKSLLHESKQALLSVRELAKTSYGLDLRVGVIPVKKIYELEKSLLIAKYEVSKDYFQAIIKGGGLDLSDELLKKDETFYIKEEKDKTFNLDISGLECRWEAIKTPKDENLTILIKAFDDNYYETILENLDNILGSNEKRNPITKKGLILSFQDKNLDIEASLFSQTFLGKFLIRQKLKLINLIGKLLMRFDIDKWGSYKQRIVSTTDNEKFDDMLRMVVSTSFKQTKLLEEYLQKEQENKNIVYGIHKSDSSLMTCLIFERHGKHVHFVDGSNGGYALAAKQLKLGEQI from the coding sequence ATGAACGATAACTTTTACAAAGACTCAAACATACTAAAAGAGTTTTCAAAAATTTCAGATACCTCTTTTTATAAAAAAGTTCCTGACACTTGGTACATTTTAGCAAGTGATATAGAAAATTCAACAAAACATATTCAAAATGGTAAATATAAGCAGATAAATATGGTTGGAGCTTTAACTATTATCTCTATTTTAAACTTAAGAAAAGAACTTGATATACCTTATATTTTTGGAGGGGATGGTTCTTTTTTACTTGTACCAAAGTCTTTACTTCATGAATCAAAACAAGCACTTTTATCGGTAAGAGAGTTAGCAAAAACTTCTTATGGTTTAGATTTAAGAGTAGGGGTTATTCCTGTAAAAAAGATATATGAACTAGAAAAGAGTTTATTAATTGCTAAGTATGAAGTTTCAAAAGACTATTTTCAGGCTATTATAAAAGGTGGAGGTTTAGATTTAAGTGATGAACTTTTAAAAAAAGATGAAACTTTTTATATAAAAGAAGAAAAAGATAAAACTTTTAATTTAGATATATCTGGTTTAGAGTGTAGGTGGGAAGCTATTAAAACACCAAAAGATGAAAATTTAACAATTTTGATTAAAGCTTTTGATGATAATTATTATGAAACTATTTTAGAAAATCTTGATAATATTTTAGGTTCAAATGAAAAAAGAAATCCTATTACAAAAAAAGGCTTGATTTTAAGTTTTCAAGATAAGAACCTTGATATAGAAGCTTCATTGTTTTCACAAACTTTTTTAGGTAAATTCCTAATAAGACAGAAATTAAAGTTAATAAATCTTATTGGAAAACTTTTAATGAGATTTGATATTGATAAGTGGGGAAGTTATAAACAAAGAATTGTTTCTACAACAGATAATGAAAAGTTTGATGATATGTTAAGAATGGTAGTTTCTACAAGTTTTAAACAAACAAAACTTTTAGAAGAGTATTTACAAAAAGAGCAAGAAAATAAAAATATAGTTTATGGAATACATAAATCTGACTCATCTTTAATGACTTGTTTAATATTTGAAAGACATGGAAAACATGTACACTTTGTAGATGGTTCAAATGGTGGTTATGCATTAGCAGCTAAACAGTTAAAATTAGGAGAACAAATATGA
- a CDS encoding YqiA/YcfP family alpha/beta fold hydrolase — translation MTIIYIHGFASSGQGGKASLFREYFEEELIAPSLSHIPKLAIDTLEQLIEVLLEKDETVGLVGSSLGGYYSIYLANKYDLKAVLINPAIYPYKTLDKIGTVMNYYDGSSFEVTNEHIQTLKGLEVQEIQTQENFMTLLQTDDEVLDYNEAVEKLSESELVIEEGGNHSFENIESYFRKIYSFLDN, via the coding sequence ATGACAATTATTTATATTCATGGTTTCGCAAGTAGTGGACAAGGTGGAAAAGCATCTTTATTTAGAGAATATTTTGAAGAAGAGTTGATTGCTCCATCATTATCTCACATACCAAAGCTTGCAATAGATACTTTAGAACAGTTAATAGAAGTTTTATTGGAAAAAGATGAAACTGTAGGTTTAGTAGGCTCTTCATTAGGTGGATATTATTCAATATATTTAGCTAATAAGTATGATTTAAAAGCAGTATTAATTAATCCAGCAATTTATCCATACAAAACTTTAGATAAAATCGGTACTGTAATGAACTATTATGATGGTTCTTCTTTTGAAGTAACAAATGAACATATTCAAACACTAAAAGGTTTAGAGGTTCAAGAGATCCAAACACAAGAAAACTTTATGACTTTATTACAAACTGATGATGAAGTATTAGATTATAATGAAGCAGTTGAAAAATTATCAGAATCTGAACTTGTAATAGAAGAGGGTGGAAATCACTCTTTTGAAAATATTGAAAGTTATTTTAGAAAGATTTACTCTTTTTTAGATAATTAG
- a CDS encoding PACE efflux transporter yields the protein MSLKERLIHSILFEILLVIIFTLLLKLITRDNISTVFTLTIFLSAIAVLWNFIYNWIFDKFVTGPREDRSFKIRCIHAILFEFGLLFPTIPVIAYYLNIGIIEAFILDIGFVAFVLVFTVVYNYIYDRVRLVFIKSS from the coding sequence ATGAGTTTAAAAGAGAGGTTAATACACTCTATATTGTTTGAGATTTTGTTAGTTATAATTTTTACTCTTCTTCTCAAACTTATTACAAGAGATAATATTTCAACAGTTTTTACTTTAACTATTTTTCTTTCAGCAATAGCTGTATTATGGAATTTTATCTATAATTGGATTTTTGACAAATTTGTTACGGGACCAAGGGAAGATAGAAGTTTTAAAATAAGATGTATTCATGCAATTCTTTTTGAGTTTGGATTATTATTTCCTACAATTCCTGTAATTGCATACTATTTAAATATAGGAATTATTGAAGCATTTATTTTAGATATAGGTTTTGTAGCATTTGTTTTAGTGTTTACCGTTGTATATAATTACATATATGATAGAGTAAGATTAGTTTTTATCAAAAGTAGTTAA
- a CDS encoding c-type cytochrome — MKLNNKRFILVSTLIATLFSSSALAFDKKELQKRSDRGFEKPKMEYKVPDIDKLPDNDYGKLVRYGKDLIVHTYKYIGPEVKDVSMRYAGNNNACQNCHLDAGTKKYSAPFIGTYGEFPQYRPREDGIGTLTARINGCMQRSMNGYPLPAESKEMKAMKTYMHFLSQGYPVGGAKLDGRRLTKVDRKMVKTTKADVENGKKVYTQHCASCHGVDGLGVKNEGLANGYMFPALWGTDDTYNKGAGMYRILKAADFIKANMPLGATKENPILTDKEAYDVAAYMNQDSHYRPEKINRTSDFPDDIVKAPDVYRPNMENFDHKFGPYGKIIK, encoded by the coding sequence ATGAAACTTAACAACAAAAGATTTATTCTTGTTTCTACACTTATTGCTACACTGTTTTCTTCAAGTGCTTTAGCTTTTGATAAAAAAGAGTTACAAAAAAGAAGTGATAGAGGTTTTGAAAAACCAAAAATGGAATATAAAGTTCCAGATATTGACAAGTTACCAGATAATGATTATGGTAAATTAGTAAGATATGGTAAAGATCTTATCGTTCACACATATAAATATATTGGTCCAGAAGTAAAAGATGTTAGCATGAGATATGCAGGAAATAATAATGCCTGTCAAAATTGCCACTTAGATGCAGGTACAAAAAAATATTCAGCTCCATTTATTGGAACATATGGAGAATTTCCTCAATATAGACCAAGAGAGGATGGAATTGGTACTTTAACTGCTAGAATCAATGGATGTATGCAAAGAAGTATGAACGGATACCCTCTTCCTGCTGAAAGTAAAGAAATGAAAGCTATGAAAACTTATATGCACTTTTTAAGTCAAGGTTATCCTGTAGGTGGTGCAAAACTTGATGGAAGAAGACTTACAAAAGTAGATAGAAAAATGGTTAAAACAACTAAAGCTGATGTAGAAAATGGTAAAAAAGTTTATACACAACATTGTGCTTCTTGTCATGGTGTAGATGGATTAGGTGTAAAAAATGAAGGACTTGCTAATGGATATATGTTCCCTGCTTTATGGGGTACAGATGACACTTATAATAAAGGTGCGGGGATGTATAGAATTTTAAAAGCAGCTGACTTTATTAAAGCAAATATGCCTTTAGGTGCAACAAAAGAAAACCCTATCTTAACAGATAAAGAAGCTTATGATGTTGCAGCATATATGAATCAAGATAGTCACTATAGACCTGAGAAAATCAATAGAACTTCAGATTTCCCTGATGATATTGTAAAAGCTCCAGATGTATATAGACCAAATATGGAAAACTTTGACCATAAATTTGGACCATATGGAAAAATTATAAAATAA
- a CDS encoding HAMP domain-containing sensor histidine kinase — protein sequence MIEKSKNFILKISLFYTTIFFIFIAIPTYFYTNLELESYKNNQNRVLIEYAQKVQRTIYDFSNSKSDTFIFPKSFKYEATLLTKEKQIIYKTRNINLDENSKLLSLEVELSSNRLNAKYLKVSKKISYEEVYLKILILSICIGLFIFISIYLIIKASIEPYKKANEYLDAFFNDAMHELKTPLGIIQLNLEILEAKKEDKTPKELQRSINATKNLFLVYEDIEYLIKEKTVKYNKEQIDFSYLLKQRVDQFESLANPKNINLNLNIEDNLTLLINRTHILRIIDNTLSNAIKYSFNDTDITIILYKENEQIIFSVNNFAPPIKNKKNIFDRYQKENHIKGGFGIGLNIVKNICKINNIDIYLESTKETGTTFRYTFFI from the coding sequence TTGATAGAGAAGAGTAAAAACTTTATATTAAAAATATCTCTTTTTTATACTACGATATTTTTTATCTTTATTGCTATTCCTACATACTTTTATACAAATTTAGAACTTGAAAGCTATAAAAATAATCAAAATAGAGTTCTTATTGAATATGCACAAAAAGTACAAAGAACTATCTATGACTTTTCTAATTCAAAAAGTGACACTTTTATTTTTCCAAAATCTTTTAAATATGAAGCAACTTTACTAACAAAAGAAAAACAAATAATTTATAAAACAAGAAATATAAATTTAGATGAAAACTCAAAACTTTTAAGCTTGGAAGTTGAACTTTCATCTAATAGATTAAATGCAAAATACCTAAAAGTTTCAAAAAAAATATCCTACGAAGAGGTATATTTAAAAATACTTATCTTATCTATATGTATTGGTCTTTTTATATTTATTTCTATTTATCTTATCATTAAAGCTAGTATTGAACCCTATAAAAAAGCAAATGAATATTTAGACGCTTTTTTTAATGATGCTATGCATGAACTTAAAACTCCACTTGGAATCATCCAACTAAACCTTGAGATTTTAGAAGCTAAGAAAGAAGATAAAACACCTAAAGAATTACAAAGATCAATAAATGCAACAAAAAACCTATTTTTGGTATATGAAGATATTGAATACTTAATAAAAGAAAAAACAGTTAAATATAATAAAGAACAAATAGACTTTTCATATCTTTTAAAACAAAGAGTTGACCAATTTGAAAGTCTAGCAAATCCTAAGAATATAAATTTAAATTTAAATATAGAAGATAACTTAACACTTTTAATTAATAGAACACATATACTAAGAATTATTGATAATACTCTTTCTAATGCTATTAAATACTCATTTAATGATACAGATATAACAATTATCTTATATAAAGAAAATGAGCAAATTATATTTAGTGTTAATAACTTTGCTCCACCTATAAAAAATAAGAAAAATATTTTTGATAGATATCAAAAGGAGAACCATATTAAGGGTGGTTTTGGTATTGGATTAAATATTGTTAAAAATATTTGTAAAATAAATAATATAGATATCTATCTTGAATCTACAAAAGAAACTGGTACTACTTTTAGATATACTTTCTTTATTTAA
- a CDS encoding response regulator transcription factor: MRLLLLEDDLDYRQSIKEYLQTLNYHIDDFEDGEEALSAIYENKYHLLILDIRVPSLSGYELVKTIRENGDNTPVIYITSLTDINNLSLGYELGCNDYIKKPFSPKELKYRIEQLIKLFYTNETKEQIKLKPNFTYDILKKELTRNGEFINLTKKESDVVFCLVSNKNQYINIETLRSEVWDDKYICEADIRVCIKKIRDKTSKEFIINQRGIGYKIDREE; the protein is encoded by the coding sequence ATGAGACTTTTACTACTTGAAGATGATTTAGATTATAGACAAAGTATTAAAGAGTATTTACAGACTTTAAACTATCATATTGATGACTTTGAAGATGGAGAAGAAGCTTTAAGTGCAATTTACGAAAACAAATATCATCTTTTAATTCTTGATATTAGAGTTCCTTCATTAAGTGGTTATGAATTAGTAAAAACAATAAGAGAAAATGGTGATAATACACCTGTTATTTATATAACCTCTTTAACAGATATCAATAATCTAAGTTTAGGTTATGAGCTTGGATGTAATGATTATATAAAAAAACCATTTTCGCCAAAAGAGTTAAAATATAGAATTGAACAACTTATAAAACTTTTTTATACAAATGAAACAAAAGAACAGATAAAACTAAAACCAAATTTTACTTATGATATTTTAAAAAAAGAGCTTACAAGAAATGGTGAATTTATAAATCTAACAAAAAAAGAGAGTGATGTAGTTTTTTGTCTAGTTTCAAATAAAAATCAATATATAAATATAGAAACCCTTAGAAGTGAAGTATGGGACGATAAGTATATTTGTGAAGCTGATATTAGAGTATGTATTAAAAAGATTAGAGATAAAACCTCAAAAGAGTTTATAATAAACCAAAGAGGAATAGGATATAAAATTGATAGAGAAGAGTAA
- a CDS encoding cache domain-containing protein, producing MRTLNSKPNKYLLIILFITSFFVALIFYFLNNINNSNNLLNNLENSLTTTKNLFEEQKRYALSLAILLSEDKEIINSFQSQNRQESFEVINRKIKSLKQLQNSSFEVQIHNKNLTTYLRSWDINIKDVPLASFRQGLVKVKETLKPVVSIELGKRLNIKAISAIIKNGKYIGSIEAIINFEYLSTELKNKGYKLFVLLNKKYLNIANELKNNDEISNYVLVNNTNIDYLEGLNLNSLEDYGYVSNKNFSFAYFSYYDLQNNHLGYIFTGIKNNKHININNSFDYETVNINSEVKIK from the coding sequence TTGAGAACTTTAAACTCAAAACCTAATAAGTATTTATTAATAATACTTTTTATCACCTCTTTTTTTGTTGCCTTAATTTTCTATTTTTTAAACAATATAAATAATAGCAATAATCTTTTAAACAATCTAGAAAATTCTTTAACTACTACAAAAAATTTATTTGAAGAACAAAAAAGATACGCTCTATCTTTAGCTATCTTATTATCAGAAGACAAAGAGATAATAAATAGTTTTCAAAGCCAAAACAGGCAAGAGAGTTTTGAAGTTATAAATAGAAAAATCAAAAGTCTAAAACAATTACAAAACAGTAGTTTTGAAGTACAAATACATAATAAAAACCTAACTACTTATTTAAGAAGTTGGGATATAAATATAAAAGATGTTCCTCTAGCTTCTTTTAGACAAGGTTTAGTAAAAGTAAAAGAAACACTTAAGCCTGTTGTTTCAATTGAATTAGGAAAAAGACTTAATATAAAAGCCATCTCTGCAATTATAAAAAATGGCAAATATATTGGCTCAATTGAAGCAATTATAAACTTTGAATACCTAAGTACTGAATTAAAAAACAAAGGTTATAAACTTTTTGTTCTTTTAAATAAAAAATATTTAAATATTGCAAATGAACTTAAAAACAATGACGAAATATCAAACTATGTTTTAGTAAATAATACAAATATAGACTATCTTGAAGGCTTAAACCTAAATAGTCTAGAAGATTATGGATATGTATCAAATAAAAACTTCTCTTTTGCATACTTTTCATATTATGATTTACAAAACAATCATTTAGGATATATTTTTACTGGAATTAAAAACAATAAACATATAAATATCAACAATAGTTTTGATTATGAAACTGTAAATATAAACTCTGAGGTTAAAATAAAATGA
- the ftsY gene encoding signal recognition particle-docking protein FtsY codes for MFSFLKKKKEEEKVEEELNLQEEQELNSQEDNKETFIEEENSSKGFFSKALSKTFENIKSVVPQRKEKISFEDIEEMLIEADMEYEIIEKAMDGLPEEITRKQLRHRLVMLFEHAPEVDLSNLPKPFVRLIIGVNGAGKTTTIAKLANRAKNEGKSVILGAGDTFRAAAIEQLSTWAEKLDVPIIKTKQGHDASAVAYDTISSAVARDIDNVIIDTAGRLQTQTNLSNELKKIVKVCNKAKEGAPHQKLMILDGTQGNTAIAQAKAFNEMVGVDGIIVTKLDGTAKGGALFSISNQLELPIFYVGVGEKQNDLIEFSPDDFVDSLLDEIYTAE; via the coding sequence ATGTTTAGTTTTTTAAAGAAAAAGAAAGAAGAAGAGAAAGTTGAAGAAGAGTTAAATCTTCAAGAAGAACAAGAACTTAATTCACAAGAAGATAATAAAGAAACTTTCATAGAAGAAGAGAACTCTTCAAAAGGTTTCTTTAGTAAAGCCTTATCAAAAACCTTTGAAAATATTAAATCAGTTGTTCCTCAAAGAAAAGAAAAAATTTCTTTTGAAGATATTGAAGAGATGTTAATCGAAGCTGACATGGAATACGAAATCATTGAAAAAGCAATGGATGGACTTCCTGAAGAGATTACAAGAAAACAGTTAAGACATAGACTTGTAATGCTTTTTGAACATGCACCAGAAGTTGATCTTTCTAATCTTCCTAAACCCTTTGTAAGACTTATTATTGGAGTTAATGGAGCAGGTAAAACAACTACTATTGCAAAATTAGCCAATAGAGCTAAAAATGAAGGAAAATCAGTTATCTTAGGAGCAGGAGACACTTTCAGAGCTGCTGCTATTGAACAACTTAGCACATGGGCAGAAAAACTTGATGTTCCAATTATCAAAACAAAACAAGGACATGATGCTAGTGCAGTTGCATATGATACTATTTCTTCAGCAGTTGCAAGAGATATTGACAATGTTATTATTGATACAGCAGGAAGATTACAAACACAAACAAATTTAAGTAATGAGCTTAAAAAAATTGTAAAAGTATGTAATAAAGCAAAAGAAGGTGCTCCACACCAAAAACTTATGATTTTAGATGGAACTCAAGGTAACACGGCAATTGCACAAGCTAAAGCTTTTAATGAAATGGTTGGAGTTGATGGAATTATTGTAACAAAACTTGATGGTACTGCAAAAGGTGGTGCACTATTTTCTATCTCTAATCAACTTGAATTACCAATTTTCTATGTGGGAGTTGGAGAAAAACAAAATGATTTAATTGAATTTAGTCCAGATGATTTTGTGGATTCACTATTAGACGAAATTTATACAGCAGAATAA
- a CDS encoding TlpA disulfide reductase family protein, giving the protein MQFKKIAFLIISVTLLFTGCGSKDEKKEIIKEKQTKFTLQTHELKNLNIEVKKEQVSIEELKGKAVLLNFWATWCPPCRAEIPHLNNLKKKYKGQLEIVGFNLGKKDGTLLSQEELNRFIEEYEIEYPITNSDDNLKIATLVGPVQSIPSMFLIDPNGKIVQKYVGIVPEEMLELDIDEALGK; this is encoded by the coding sequence ATGCAGTTTAAAAAAATAGCATTTTTAATAATTTCTGTTACACTTTTGTTTACTGGTTGTGGTTCAAAAGATGAAAAGAAAGAAATTATAAAAGAAAAGCAAACAAAATTTACACTACAAACACATGAATTAAAAAACTTAAATATTGAAGTTAAAAAAGAACAAGTTTCAATAGAAGAGTTAAAAGGTAAAGCTGTATTATTAAATTTTTGGGCTACTTGGTGTCCTCCATGTAGAGCTGAAATCCCTCATTTAAATAATTTAAAGAAAAAATACAAAGGACAACTTGAAATTGTTGGTTTTAACTTAGGCAAAAAAGATGGAACTTTATTAAGTCAAGAAGAGCTAAATAGATTTATTGAAGAGTATGAAATAGAATATCCTATTACAAATAGTGATGATAACTTGAAAATTGCAACCTTAGTTGGTCCTGTACAAAGTATTCCTTCAATGTTTTTAATAGACCCAAATGGCAAAATAGTGCAAAAATATGTTGGTATAGTTCCTGAAGAGATGTTGGAATTAGATATAGATGAAGCACTTGGAAAATAA